A single Clostridium sp. AN503 DNA region contains:
- a CDS encoding alpha/beta fold hydrolase, whose amino-acid sequence MSYFNFDNKRIYYTELGEGTPLLLLHGNTASSNMFALVAEDYAKRFKVILMDFLGHGKSDRLKEFPADLWFYEAEQVIAFLREKQYKDVNIIGSSGGALVAINVAMEAPELVHKVIADSFEGETSLKAFTENVKADREASKHDDDARMFYEYMHGPDWEQVVDNDTDAIIRHDRGIGRFFHKPMECLEAEFLLTGSKEDEFVSGVLPDYFDHVYGDMIKKARHGKMCLFEHGGHPAILSNPEEFCRMSLEFFD is encoded by the coding sequence ATGAGCTATTTTAATTTTGATAATAAACGGATTTACTACACGGAACTTGGCGAAGGTACGCCTTTACTGCTTCTTCACGGCAATACAGCCTCCTCAAATATGTTTGCCCTGGTCGCTGAGGATTATGCCAAACGCTTCAAGGTGATCTTGATGGATTTTCTCGGACATGGAAAATCCGACAGGCTTAAGGAATTCCCTGCAGACCTCTGGTTTTACGAGGCAGAACAGGTCATTGCCTTTTTACGTGAGAAACAATATAAGGATGTCAACATCATCGGCAGCAGCGGAGGCGCCCTGGTGGCGATCAATGTGGCGATGGAGGCTCCTGAGCTTGTCCATAAGGTGATCGCTGACAGCTTCGAAGGCGAAACATCGCTGAAAGCCTTTACAGAGAATGTAAAGGCGGACAGGGAGGCTTCTAAGCACGACGATGACGCCAGGATGTTCTATGAATATATGCACGGCCCTGATTGGGAACAAGTCGTTGACAATGATACAGATGCTATTATCCGGCATGACAGGGGGATTGGAAGATTCTTTCATAAGCCAATGGAATGCCTGGAGGCAGAGTTCCTTTTAACTGGCAGTAAGGAGGATGAATTTGTATCGGGCGTACTGCCGGACTATTTTGATCATGTTTATGGAGATATGATCAAAAAGGCCAGGCATGGGAAAATGTGTTTGTTTGAGCATGGAGGACATCCAGCGATACTTTCTAATCCGGAAGAGTTTTGTAGGATGAGCCTGGAGTTTTTTGATTGA
- the tuf gene encoding elongation factor Tu gives MAKAKFERNKPHCNIGTIGHVDHGKTTLTAAITKTLHERLGTGEAVAFENIDKAPEERERGITISTAHVEYETEKRHYAHVDCPGHADYVKNMITGAAQMDGAILVVAATDGVMAQTREHILLSRQVGVPYIVVFMNKCDMVDDPELLELVDMEIRELLNEYEFPGDDTPIIQGSALKALEDPTSEWGDKILELMNAVDEWVPDPERETDKPFLMPVEDVFTITGRGTVATGRVERGTLHLNDEVEILGIHEDVRKTVVTGIEMFRKLLDEAQAGDNIGALLRGVQRTDIERGQVIAKPGSVKCHNKFTAQVYVLTKDEGGRHTPFFNNYRPQFYFRTTDVTGVCELPAGTEMCMPGDNVEMSVELIHPVAMEQGLRFAIREGGRTVGSGRVVSIVE, from the coding sequence ATGGCAAAAGCAAAGTTTGAAAGAAACAAACCGCATTGTAACATTGGTACCATCGGCCACGTTGACCATGGTAAAACCACTCTGACCGCAGCTATTACCAAGACTCTGCACGAGAGATTAGGTACCGGTGAGGCAGTTGCTTTCGAGAACATCGATAAAGCTCCTGAGGAGAGAGAGCGTGGTATCACCATCTCTACCGCTCACGTTGAGTATGAGACCGAGAAGAGACACTATGCACACGTTGACTGCCCAGGACATGCTGACTACGTTAAGAACATGATCACCGGTGCAGCTCAGATGGATGGTGCTATCCTGGTAGTTGCAGCAACCGATGGTGTTATGGCTCAGACCAGAGAGCACATCCTGCTTTCCCGTCAGGTAGGCGTACCGTACATCGTTGTATTCATGAACAAGTGCGACATGGTTGACGATCCGGAGCTGCTTGAGTTAGTAGACATGGAGATCCGTGAGCTGCTGAACGAGTACGAGTTCCCGGGCGATGACACCCCGATCATTCAGGGTTCCGCACTGAAGGCTCTGGAAGATCCGACCAGCGAGTGGGGCGACAAGATCCTTGAGCTGATGAACGCAGTTGACGAGTGGGTTCCGGATCCGGAGCGCGAAACTGACAAGCCGTTCCTGATGCCTGTAGAGGACGTATTCACCATTACCGGTCGTGGTACCGTTGCTACCGGCCGTGTAGAGCGTGGTACTCTTCATCTGAACGATGAGGTTGAGATCCTTGGTATTCACGAGGATGTTAGAAAGACTGTTGTAACTGGTATCGAGATGTTCCGTAAGTTACTGGATGAGGCTCAGGCTGGTGATAACATCGGTGCTCTGCTTCGTGGTGTTCAGAGAACTGACATCGAGAGAGGCCAGGTTATTGCAAAACCGGGTTCCGTTAAATGTCACAACAAGTTTACCGCACAGGTATACGTTCTGACCAAAGACGAGGGCGGCCGTCATACTCCGTTCTTCAACAACTACCGTCCGCAGTTCTACTTCCGTACAACTGACGTTACCGGCGTTTGTGAGCTTCCGGCTGGCACCGAGATGTGCATGCCTGGCGACAACGTAGAGATGAGCGTAGAGCTGATCCATCCGGTAGCTATGGAGCAGGGTCTTCGTTTCGCTATCCGTGAGGGTGGCAGAACCGTAGGTTCAGGCCGAGTAGTTAGCATTGTTGAGTAA
- the rpsG gene encoding 30S ribosomal protein S7 produces the protein MPRKGHIQKRDVLADPLYNNKVVTKLINNIMLDGKKGVAQKIVYGAFGRVEAKTGKPAVEVFEEAMNNIMPVLEVKAKRIGGATYQVPIEVRPERRQTLALRWITMFSRKRGEKTQEERLANEIMDAANNTGASVKRKEDMHKMAEANKAFSHFRF, from the coding sequence GTGCCACGTAAAGGACATATTCAGAAAAGAGACGTATTGGCAGATCCTTTATACAACAATAAGGTTGTAACCAAGCTGATCAACAACATCATGCTTGATGGTAAGAAGGGTGTTGCACAGAAGATTGTATACGGCGCATTTGGCCGTGTGGAAGCAAAGACCGGCAAGCCGGCAGTGGAAGTCTTCGAGGAAGCCATGAACAACATCATGCCTGTTCTGGAAGTTAAGGCAAAACGTATCGGCGGCGCTACCTATCAGGTGCCGATCGAGGTTAGGCCGGAGAGAAGACAGACCCTGGCGCTTCGCTGGATCACAATGTTCTCCCGTAAGAGAGGCGAGAAGACCCAGGAAGAAAGACTTGCAAACGAGATTATGGATGCAGCTAACAATACCGGCGCATCTGTAAAGCGTAAAGAAGACATGCACAAGATGGCAGAGGCTAACAAGGCCTTCTCCCATTTCAGATTCTAA
- the rpsL gene encoding 30S ribosomal protein S12, with translation MPTFNQLVRKGRQTAVKKSTAPALQKGYNSLQKRATDTSSPQKRGVCTAVKTATPKKPNSALRKIARVRLSNGIEVTSYIPGEGHNLQEHSVVLIRGGRVKDLPGTRYHIIRGTLDTAGVANRRQARSKYGAKRPKDAKK, from the coding sequence ATGCCAACATTTAACCAGTTAGTGAGAAAGGGAAGACAGACCGCAGTTAAGAAGTCCACTGCACCGGCTCTGCAGAAGGGTTACAACTCTTTACAGAAACGTGCTACCGATACTTCTTCTCCTCAGAAGAGAGGCGTCTGCACCGCAGTTAAGACTGCTACCCCGAAAAAGCCGAACTCTGCACTTCGTAAGATCGCAAGAGTACGTCTTTCCAACGGTATCGAGGTAACCAGCTACATTCCGGGAGAGGGTCACAACCTTCAGGAGCATAGCGTGGTTCTGATCCGTGGCGGCAGGGTAAAAGACTTACCAGGTACCAGATATCACATCATCAGAGGTACATTAGATACCGCTGGTGTAGCTAACAGAAGACAGGCCCGTTCCAAATACGGCGCAAAGAGACCGAAAGACGCTAAGAAATAA
- a CDS encoding TIGR04086 family membrane protein, whose product MSPSKPKALLRSLLISYLLSGILLLVMSFALYKLKLKEAQINTAVYAVYVIACLVGGILSGKALQNRRFFWGLLTGLLYFLVLFAVSWLMKQDTALDTSRIFTVLACCAAGGTVGGMVS is encoded by the coding sequence ATGAGCCCATCGAAACCGAAAGCGCTCCTGCGTTCCCTTCTCATCTCTTACCTGTTGTCCGGCATCCTGCTGCTGGTCATGTCCTTCGCACTCTATAAGCTGAAACTGAAGGAGGCCCAGATCAATACGGCGGTCTATGCAGTCTATGTCATCGCCTGTCTGGTGGGTGGTATCTTAAGCGGCAAGGCGCTGCAGAACCGGCGTTTTTTCTGGGGACTGCTCACCGGACTGCTGTATTTCCTGGTGCTGTTTGCCGTTTCGTGGCTGATGAAACAGGATACAGCACTCGATACCTCGCGTATCTTCACAGTCCTGGCATGCTGCGCAGCCGGCGGCACGGTAGGAGGTATGGTCAGCTAA
- a CDS encoding hemolysin family protein yields MLDPGDSTGIQIFTVVVLLCLSAFFSSAETALTTVNKMRIRTLAEAGDKRAITLTKVIENPGKMLSTILVGNNIVNLSASSLMTTLTMQLFGSRAVGAATGILTLLILVFGEITPKTLSTLYAEKIALGYARIVYTLMVLMTPVIFFVNQLSMGVLFLMRVDPNKKRDAITEDELRTIVQVSHEEGVIETEEKKMINNVFDFGDSVAKDVMVPRIDMVLVDVNASYKELMDVFREEKFTRIPVYEDTTDNVIGIVNMKDLLLYDKTQEFSIRSLLRQPLYTYEYKKTAELMVEMRKTFNNIVIVLDEYGATAGLITLEDMLEEIVGEIRDEYDEDEEDEVTEITPDEYLVSGSAKLDDLNEQLGLDLESEDYDSIGGLVIGLLDHLPDAGESVDYENLHLIVERVEKNRIDKIRLQIRSEEEEKEAEEPPLS; encoded by the coding sequence ATGTTAGATCCAGGAGACAGTACGGGCATACAGATTTTCACGGTAGTTGTGTTACTCTGTCTGTCCGCTTTTTTTTCATCGGCAGAGACGGCGCTTACAACGGTAAATAAAATGCGTATCCGGACGCTGGCAGAGGCGGGGGACAAGCGCGCCATCACCCTGACAAAGGTGATCGAGAATCCGGGTAAGATGCTCAGCACTATTTTAGTAGGCAACAACATTGTGAACCTTTCGGCATCCTCCCTTATGACTACGCTGACCATGCAGCTTTTCGGCAGCAGGGCCGTGGGGGCGGCAACCGGAATCCTGACCCTGCTCATCCTGGTCTTTGGCGAGATCACGCCGAAGACCTTATCCACCCTTTATGCGGAGAAGATCGCGCTGGGTTATGCCCGGATCGTGTATACGCTGATGGTCCTGATGACCCCGGTCATTTTCTTTGTGAACCAGCTCTCTATGGGCGTGCTTTTCCTGATGCGGGTCGATCCCAACAAGAAGCGGGACGCCATCACCGAGGATGAGCTAAGAACCATTGTCCAGGTGAGCCATGAGGAGGGCGTGATCGAGACGGAAGAAAAGAAGATGATCAACAACGTGTTCGACTTCGGGGATTCCGTGGCAAAAGATGTGATGGTACCGCGTATCGATATGGTCCTGGTGGATGTGAATGCTTCTTATAAGGAACTGATGGATGTCTTCCGTGAGGAGAAGTTCACCCGGATTCCTGTATATGAGGATACCACGGACAATGTGATCGGCATAGTTAATATGAAGGATCTCCTTTTATATGATAAGACCCAGGAGTTTTCCATCCGCAGCCTGCTGCGCCAGCCGCTCTATACTTATGAATATAAGAAGACGGCAGAGCTGATGGTGGAGATGAGAAAGACCTTCAACAACATTGTGATCGTTCTGGACGAGTATGGAGCAACCGCAGGGCTGATCACCCTGGAGGACATGCTGGAGGAGATCGTCGGGGAGATCCGTGATGAGTACGATGAGGATGAGGAAGACGAGGTGACTGAGATCACACCGGATGAATATCTGGTGAGTGGTTCCGCCAAGCTGGATGATTTGAATGAGCAGTTGGGGCTGGATCTGGAGTCTGAGGATTACGATTCTATCGGCGGTCTGGTGATCGGGCTTCTGGATCATCTGCCGGATGCCGGTGAGAGTGTGGATTATGAGAACCTTCATCTGATCGTGGAACGTGTGGAGAAGAACCGTATTGACAAGATCCGCCTTCAGATCCGCAGTGAAGAGGAAGAAAAAGAGGCGGAAGAACCGCCCCTTAGCTGA
- a CDS encoding signal peptidase II — protein MAYVVLIVILAAGDLALKWLIERQEPERFPRPLEHTKERIWLYRNHNAGFPFGFLEKYGELVRTFPLVVISALGGVLCYLIPKKGNVVQKLGLAILLGGALSNLYDRYVRRYVVDYFSVRFGFLKKVVFNLGDMFVFLGSGILLGLEILEELRGTASGKWQESGQTTAGTGKNTGK, from the coding sequence ATGGCATATGTGGTGTTGATCGTAATATTGGCGGCAGGAGATCTGGCACTGAAGTGGTTGATCGAGCGGCAGGAACCAGAGCGTTTCCCGCGCCCGCTCGAGCATACAAAAGAAAGGATCTGGCTGTACCGGAACCACAATGCCGGTTTTCCTTTTGGGTTTCTGGAGAAATACGGGGAATTGGTGCGGACGTTCCCGCTGGTCGTCATTTCTGCACTGGGCGGAGTACTCTGCTATCTGATTCCCAAAAAGGGCAACGTGGTGCAGAAGCTGGGACTGGCAATCCTGCTGGGGGGCGCTTTGAGCAACCTCTATGACCGCTATGTGCGCCGCTATGTAGTGGATTATTTTAGTGTCCGGTTCGGTTTCTTGAAAAAGGTTGTCTTCAATCTGGGAGATATGTTCGTTTTCCTGGGCTCCGGGATACTGCTCGGTCTGGAGATCCTGGAGGAGCTGCGTGGGACAGCTTCCGGAAAATGGCAGGAATCCGGGCAGACAACGGCCGGAACCGGCAAAAACACAGGCAAGTAG
- a CDS encoding S8 family peptidase → MPACELYPASEEYADFIFQYSTRSTENIEEMTRATCINIISRDFAIVHARLDLIEPISIARDTYSTIPKLYGLEDTTALESSGITPVFDQPSLRATGRGVMIGIIDTGIDYTNPLFRLPDGTSRILSIWDQSIQGAQMPPPVSGFQPFYGTTYSQEQINQALASDDPFSIVPSRDTDGHGTFMAGVAAGNRITRPTSFSGAAPDASLAVVKLKPAKQYLRDFFLIPQDVPAYQENDIMAGLSYLLGLANIYQIPLVVYLGIGTSQGGHDGTSPLSIQIQTLTVRGFAAVTSAGNEVGYHHHYLGNTSENQEYEDVELRVGADDPGFCAELWARAPELYTVGFVSPSGEVVERIPIILGNETLIPFRLDSTRIALAYQNYEAGSGSQLIFMRFETPAPGIWHIRVYPSFSIAGTFHIWLPMHGFVSEQTIFLRSNPDTTITDPGNGATPLTVSTYNHTNNSIFIHSSRGYTRSLRIKPDLAAPGVDVQGPALSDGPEPAFTRRSGSSIAAAITAGAVADIFSWGFTDKNDENITGVSVKSMLIRGAGRNPAFRYPNREWGYGTLNLYQSFLDFRE, encoded by the coding sequence ATGCCTGCATGTGAATTATATCCGGCATCGGAAGAATATGCCGATTTTATTTTTCAATATTCCACACGGTCTACAGAAAACATTGAAGAGATGACTCGGGCTACCTGCATCAATATCATAAGCCGGGATTTCGCCATCGTCCACGCAAGATTAGACTTGATCGAGCCAATCAGCATCGCCCGCGACACATACTCCACGATCCCCAAGCTCTATGGGCTCGAGGACACGACTGCCCTGGAAAGCAGCGGCATAACTCCGGTATTTGATCAGCCCTCCCTGCGTGCTACCGGGCGCGGTGTCATGATCGGCATCATTGATACCGGCATTGATTACACCAATCCGCTGTTCCGACTGCCCGACGGGACCAGCCGCATTCTGTCCATCTGGGACCAGAGCATCCAGGGTGCGCAAATGCCCCCTCCTGTTTCCGGCTTTCAGCCCTTTTATGGGACCACCTACAGTCAGGAACAGATCAACCAGGCCCTGGCTTCCGACGATCCATTTTCCATCGTCCCTTCCCGGGATACCGACGGACATGGGACTTTCATGGCAGGTGTCGCTGCCGGCAACCGCATCACCCGCCCAACCTCGTTTTCCGGTGCAGCGCCTGACGCCAGTCTTGCCGTTGTAAAACTCAAGCCCGCCAAACAGTATCTCCGCGATTTTTTCCTGATCCCGCAGGACGTGCCGGCATATCAGGAAAATGACATCATGGCAGGCTTGAGCTACCTCCTGGGCCTGGCTAACATATATCAGATACCGCTTGTAGTCTATCTGGGTATCGGTACCAGCCAGGGCGGACACGACGGTACTTCACCGCTGTCCATTCAGATCCAGACTCTGACCGTCCGGGGCTTCGCTGCAGTGACAAGCGCTGGCAATGAAGTGGGCTACCATCACCATTATCTCGGAAACACATCAGAAAACCAGGAATACGAAGATGTTGAACTGCGGGTTGGCGCTGACGATCCCGGTTTCTGCGCAGAATTATGGGCGCGGGCTCCGGAACTCTATACTGTGGGCTTTGTCTCGCCGTCCGGCGAAGTTGTGGAGCGGATCCCCATCATCCTCGGCAATGAGACACTGATCCCATTCCGCCTGGATTCCACCCGTATTGCCCTTGCCTATCAGAACTACGAAGCCGGATCCGGAAGCCAGCTGATCTTCATGCGTTTTGAGACTCCCGCCCCCGGTATCTGGCACATCCGGGTCTATCCTTCCTTCTCCATAGCAGGAACCTTCCATATCTGGCTCCCCATGCATGGCTTTGTGTCCGAGCAGACAATCTTCCTCCGCTCCAATCCGGACACCACGATCACAGACCCCGGCAACGGCGCCACACCGCTGACAGTCAGCACTTACAACCATACAAACAACAGTATCTTCATACACAGCAGCCGCGGCTACACCCGTTCCCTCCGTATCAAACCGGACCTGGCCGCCCCCGGCGTAGACGTCCAGGGTCCTGCGCTCTCTGACGGCCCGGAGCCCGCCTTCACCCGCCGCTCCGGGTCATCGATCGCCGCAGCGATCACTGCCGGAGCTGTAGCTGATATTTTTTCCTGGGGATTTACAGATAAAAATGACGAAAACATCACCGGTGTCTCAGTAAAATCCATGCTGATCCGGGGCGCCGGACGGAACCCTGCATTCCGGTATCCCAACCGCGAATGGGGCTACGGAACCCTCAATCTCTACCAGTCTTTCCTGGACTTCAGAGAATGA
- the clpX gene encoding ATP-dependent Clp protease ATP-binding subunit ClpX, which produces MDEKEGLTDVNGGDANEQEQEYEKICYICRRPESKAGSMIVMPGNMCLCHDCMQKAFDSIMGNGMDLSKIDLSKVDLSQITNMPYMNMNFSNPGSVDENVDIRIPKKQQVKKKKGKTAPDFELKDIPAPHVIKRRLDEYVIGQERAKKAVSVAVYNHYKRVYAEGLSAGRQEAEDDGIHIEKSNILMIGPTGSGKTYLVKTLAKLLDVPLAIADATSLTEAGYIGDDIESVVSKLLTAAGNDVEKAEHGIIFIDEIDKIAKKKETNTRDVSGESVQQELLKLLEGSNVEVPVGSNQKNALTPMTTVNTDNILFICGGAFPDLENIIKERLLKASSIGFGAQLKDKYENDTAILSRVTNEDLRTFGMIPEFLGRLPVVVTLEKLTKDLLVKILREPKNAILKQYMKLLEMDEVKLVFEDEALEWIAQEALKRETGARALRAILEEYMLDIMYEIPKDPNIGSVVITRPYLEKSGGPLIQMRG; this is translated from the coding sequence ATGGACGAGAAAGAAGGGCTGACGGACGTAAACGGCGGTGATGCAAACGAGCAGGAGCAGGAGTATGAAAAAATCTGTTACATCTGCCGGAGACCGGAGAGCAAAGCCGGGAGCATGATCGTCATGCCGGGAAATATGTGCCTGTGCCATGACTGTATGCAGAAGGCATTTGACTCCATAATGGGAAATGGGATGGATTTATCGAAGATCGATCTGTCCAAAGTGGATCTTTCACAGATAACGAATATGCCGTATATGAATATGAATTTCAGCAATCCCGGCAGTGTGGATGAAAATGTAGATATACGGATCCCGAAGAAACAGCAGGTTAAAAAGAAAAAAGGGAAAACTGCGCCTGATTTTGAGCTTAAGGATATCCCGGCGCCCCATGTCATCAAACGGCGTCTGGACGAGTATGTGATCGGCCAGGAGCGTGCAAAAAAAGCGGTTTCCGTAGCGGTTTATAATCACTACAAGCGCGTCTATGCAGAGGGGCTGAGCGCCGGGCGGCAGGAGGCAGAGGATGACGGTATCCATATTGAGAAATCCAATATCCTGATGATCGGTCCTACGGGAAGCGGGAAGACCTACCTGGTAAAGACTCTGGCAAAGCTGCTGGATGTGCCGCTTGCGATCGCAGACGCCACTTCGCTCACCGAGGCAGGATACATAGGTGACGATATTGAGAGTGTGGTATCAAAGCTTCTCACAGCAGCAGGGAACGATGTGGAGAAAGCAGAGCATGGCATCATCTTTATTGATGAGATTGACAAGATCGCCAAGAAAAAAGAAACCAATACCAGAGACGTCAGCGGGGAATCGGTGCAGCAGGAGCTGCTGAAGCTTTTAGAGGGCAGCAATGTGGAGGTGCCGGTAGGCTCCAACCAGAAAAATGCCCTGACTCCAATGACCACAGTGAACACAGACAATATCCTGTTTATCTGCGGAGGAGCATTTCCGGATCTTGAAAATATCATAAAAGAACGGCTTTTGAAAGCGTCTTCTATCGGTTTTGGCGCACAGCTGAAGGATAAGTATGAGAATGATACTGCCATCTTAAGCCGGGTGACGAACGAGGACCTGCGCACCTTTGGCATGATCCCTGAGTTCCTTGGACGCCTGCCTGTGGTGGTGACCCTGGAAAAGCTGACAAAGGATCTTCTGGTGAAGATCTTAAGAGAACCGAAAAATGCTATTTTGAAGCAGTATATGAAGCTTTTGGAGATGGATGAAGTGAAGCTGGTCTTTGAGGATGAGGCCCTGGAATGGATCGCTCAGGAAGCCCTGAAGAGGGAGACGGGAGCGAGGGCGCTGCGGGCGATCCTGGAGGAGTATATGCTGGATATCATGTACGAGATTCCCAAGGATCCCAATATCGGTTCTGTTGTCATCACCCGCCCTTATCTGGAAAAGAGCGGCGGGCCGCTGATCCAGATGCGGGGATGA